The DNA sequence ggtgttttgtttgtttacacatTTGGTTTATATGTTTGTTAccaaaatcaataaacaactatAAAAATTGTAGACTGTTAACCCCTCTGTAAATCagcaacattttaaacatttacaatTATCCCCAAATTAAAGTGTTTTCACTCCCATGAGAGATAGCATTTTTGAATGTGCACACTAAATAATCGGGGGGAAATTTTGTTATCGTTATCTGAGAGAGGTCATGGACAGATTGTCATTTTCTGTGGGCAACATGGGGTTTCCTGATGGACTATTTTTAGTCTACCATGGGAGAAGACAGGAAGCACCATACAAGTACGTCATGgtggtttaaaaatatatatatttttttctttttctttttaagaccAGTTATATGGACATTTAGATTAAAATACTTCTGTGGTATTTCATACAACATTGTCGGACACTGTTACTCTCAACTCAATTCCATTCGATTTACAGTAAAAGGTActtgggaaaaaacaaaacaacgagCTGAAGCAAactattggggaaaaaaatcaaacataaaaacaattaaataaaaaaataaaataaagtcaaaaacaaaaatgatgataACTAGTTGGAAAAAAACCTTTTCATTGACTTACCATTTAGTTGAAATGTGGTAGTTACATTccctcaaattattatttttgcccttgtaaaattgcataaatattttttttataattttgcttcgcaaaaattactaaaatattcaaataatgttaaaacatttttctttgaatttgaaGTATAACATTTATcttcacaaattaaaaaaaatgttgggcaGTGTCACAACTTTActcataaaaatatgaaaatattctcACAATGTCACAATTTGTGTaggatttattttcagatttttttctagtAGAACTGCTAATTTGAATTCCAAACATATGCTcataatacagatttttttctattaagtgtgggacaatatttattttcattaaaacaaTATGCCTAAAATATTTGCATGATCTTTCTAATATATTGGTTATTCGGTCCTTTTTAAGggtatgttttacatttactttttatttagcttttctaaatttgattgtaataattaaatgttttaattggatGAAATTTAAGTCTTTTATACCActcgttttgtttgttttttaactcaagAGGGCGACACagtctacaaaaaaatggcGTATTTTCCGCGAAGaagaactttttgttttgttgtcatcTTTTTAAGCGTAGAAGAAGATTCGGCGGTCTGGAGCCAAAGGTAAACGCGATTATCTGAAAGACATTAAATATGTATCTAATGATACACATTTCATTGCTTCTTTAGACGTACTTTAAAGTATGTCGAGTTTTCCCCTGTTCGTTCGCTACATGTACAACGGCATAGCGAATGGAGTGGCACGGAACAAGTACCCCGGGGTCTCCTCGGTGGTGAAGCCGCCTCCGGGTGCGCCAACGTGGGTCGCGGTCGCGGTCGCCGGAAAGAAGGACCTGGCCGACCTGGTCCACCTGCAGGAAGATGAGCTGGAGGAGCAGTTTGTGAGGGGTTCTGGACCCGGAGGACAGGCCACTAACACAACCAGCAACTGCGTGGTGCTGAAACACGTCCCTTCTGGGATTGTTGTCAAGGTTCATtcattgttattatcattattaggaATTAGTGTTGTTTCCCTTCCTGTgtctatttgtatttgtttgttttatttaagaaCGAAAATTTCTATAGGCTATAcacatatttgttcatttttcataataataaataataaagtacaaaaaaaaggaataggCCTACTTTTTTAACTGTAAATTGTTTTCATGGTGGGTTGATGTGTGACGTCTGCAAGGCCTGTTCTCAATTATCTAAAATAAGAGGCCGAGTGTGCTGGTTTCAAACTGTTTCTCACTCCCACTTGATGTTCACTGTAAAACTGACATGTAAAAAGCACTTTAAAGATTGTGTATTCTTAAACACCAACATTTTCAACCAAACCACTTAACTGGGTGTAATGAAAGTCAGAAGggttaatgctaacataatgtgAAACGCCATAAATGGGATAacagaaattattttataacatATTTGTTATGGAATAATTACACACCTTCAAACAACTACTACTGTTAAATGCTTACTTAAATATCTGCAATGTGGCTCGGGGTGTACGGAATCCCATTTGTGGGCATTTGGATAAATATCTATAACGATTTGGTGGTTAAATTACGACCCCAGGAAATGGCCAAAGTCCAGACTTCATCCATACTTTGATGCAAACTCCTAACTTTCAGAATTCAGCATTACCCATTTGTCTAGTTTACTTGTTTCAGCTTTGGTGGCGATTTAGTGAATATCCTAGCAAAcatttgttcaagttcaagctTTATTGTTATTGGTGTAAATCCCTGAATTCTATATTTGCTGTGAGGTGACGTCATTATTTGCCCTCGCAGTGTCATCAAACCAGATCGGTGGACATCAATCGAAAGCGAGCACGGGAAATAATGCAGCAAAAACTGGACGTTTTCTACAAAGGAGAGAGCAGCAGCATTCTGGTCAGAAAGAAAGAGTCCGAAGCTAAAAAGAAAGCCAAACGCAAGAAAGCAAATGAGAATCTGGAGAAGAAGAGACTGTTCAAAGAAAGCTTCCTAGCCCAGACCACGTCTGGGAACGACCCTGTTCAAAATTAAGAGGGATACTTGAAGCATCTTTTAAGTCTCCGTATGAATGGAAAAAACTGTGTGTACAAACATGTGTTATTCCTGCTTAATTTTATaacttaaaaaattacattttttatttaaataaacgaTATAACTTTCTGGTGTGTGGTATTTATTTtctgaaaattattactttttcaccacataaaattacaaattgtttttgttagtgTCTACAAATATACAATACAAATTACCGGTAAGTACATCTCTAATGTGTGTTAATATTGTACATTTCTAGACACCACACTATAAATAttacttgttttttctttgatgttttGACTTTAgtcttaaaatataaaaacaagtatttttttgttttttatagtaaaattacaacttttccaTGCAAATTTCCTAAATAATTCCCAGagtaagtttttctttttagatgtttgtttctttttccatGTGAAATAACTAACACATTTGTATAGTAACATTGCACTACAGTATCGTTAATATATTTTGTAGTGACGTTTCCAATATTTTGATTAGATTGATTTAATTAACTATTCATTCCCTTGATTAAATTAagcaatatttacaaaataatgcTGGATACCCGAGGTTAGAACTCCGAGCTTTTTATTGGCTGTTTGATAAGAACTCGAAATACAGCCAATGAGAGAAGGCGATAATCGCACATAACTCCGCCTATTTGAAGCAAATTAACCAATTAGAGACGCCTAAGGGTTTTTAAACTCAACACGTTTCCTACGCTAGTTATTTGTATGCCCGTCGACCGTCGCTTCAAAAATAAACAAGCTAAACTCAAAGGAATATATTTAAATCACCACCTCTCGCGTTGGACATGCAATCCCAAAACTGATATGGCAAAAGGTAATCAAAATATCCTGATTTGTTGTGTGCGCTTATGGCTTTGCTAGCTAGTACACGGTTATACGAGCCGTGTTGAATGAGTAACAAAACTGCTGGATTATGTGTTTACAGGGAAGAAACGTGTGCAAAGCACGGACAAAAAGCCGCAAAACGTTTTTATAGGCAAAGTCAAATTCGAAGAGACGAAAGAAAACCGGCCTGTGGCTAGCAAAGAGGTAGGGACAAAGTAGTGCCGCCTCAGCGGATTCTTTTTATTTGGAGGTACCCGGATGTAATCAAATGGGTTACAAACACAAATACGTTGTTGGTGAAGagctaaaacaaaaaacatgaagtgATAACTCCCAAATTCAAGTTTTGGCTCGAGTTAAAGAAAATGGTTGGGGCACTCAAGTCAAGATACCACTGTTGTGATTCATTTTTAGCATGTTGACAAAATTCAAAGTGACCCTtgcatacatccattttctgtatgtggctcTCAAAGGGAATAAGTAAGAATACCTCTGGTCTAATATGTTTTGTCCCTGCGTGTACTGTATTTGATCATTAATGAACCTTCTTTGCAGACAAATTGTACAAGTAAAGCACCTGAGAGCGTTGACCCGACATCACCAAGTCCGAAACCGGCCATATCGCCTCTGAGGGACACCTCCAGCATGCACATTCAAGACGGAAATGACATGGATGGCAATCATGCAGCCAAGCTGGACAAAGGCGAGGAAGGTACCGCGTTAGCATTTGGTGTAACGGCACAACAGAGGGCTAATTGCAAACTCTTGTCATTGTAGACGCCACAAATAATATGACGCTCAAAACCAAGGTCATCAACCATCCACGGCAAACGGAAGCGATATCGCACACAAACACGGCTCCAGCGGACAACTGCAAACCCCGACGTCGGAATCCTTgcaaaggaaaaggaaaaaagtgtGTTGGAAAGCAATGAATGTCACGAGCGAGGAGTAAAAAGTCTTGTAATCGTATTGTCTTTCGATTATAGGATGGAAAACGACGCTTCCCAAAACAGAAAGGTCACAGAATTCTTCCCAATCAGGAGGAGTAAGAGGAAAACTAAAAGAGAGTTgaaggtgcatttttttttttctactcaacacaatctcattttattttttgaacaatATAGAGTATTTGGTACGTTTAGAAACCGGCGCAACGTAAAGAGATACATGTTAGCATTcatctgttttaattcttcttagtaagtcacagctATTCTTAGAACACTCAtcttgtccttggggctaacttgTACCCGCTATCGCCATATTTTTGTGTCTGCtcacccctcccccccctctGCTTGCC is a window from the Vanacampus margaritifer isolate UIUO_Vmar chromosome 3, RoL_Vmar_1.0, whole genome shotgun sequence genome containing:
- the mtrfr gene encoding mitochondrial translation release factor in rescue, with product MSSFPLFVRYMYNGIANGVARNKYPGVSSVVKPPPGAPTWVAVAVAGKKDLADLVHLQEDELEEQFVRGSGPGGQATNTTSNCVVLKHVPSGIVVKCHQTRSVDINRKRAREIMQQKLDVFYKGESSSILVRKKESEAKKKAKRKKANENLEKKRLFKESFLAQTTSGNDPVQN
- the kmt5ab gene encoding lysine methyltransferase 5Ab isoform X2 — its product is MPVDRRFKNKQAKLKGIYLNHHLSRWTCNPKTDMAKGKKRVQSTDKKPQNVFIGKVKFEETKENRPVASKETNCTSKAPESVDPTSPSPKPAISPLRDTSSMHIQDGNDMDGNHAAKLDKDATNNMTLKTKVINHPRQTEAISHTNTAPADNCKPRRRNPCKGKGKKMENDASQNRKVTEFFPIRRSKRKTKRELKNEEHKHLDDLIKNGVEEGMQVRVLDGKGRGVFAARGFKKGDFVVEYHGDLLELAEAKQREARYAQDPQTGCYMYYFQYQDKTFCVDATRETRRLGRLINHSKAGNCQTKLHAIDGSPHLILVASRDIAADEELLYDYGDRSKEAILAHPWLKS
- the kmt5ab gene encoding lysine methyltransferase 5Ab isoform X1, with amino-acid sequence MPVDRRFKNKQAKLKGIYLNHHLSRWTCNPKTDMAKGKKRVQSTDKKPQNVFIGKVKFEETKENRPVASKETNCTSKAPESVDPTSPSPKPAISPLRDTSSMHIQDGNDMDGNHAAKLDKGEEDATNNMTLKTKVINHPRQTEAISHTNTAPADNCKPRRRNPCKGKGKKMENDASQNRKVTEFFPIRRSKRKTKRELKNEEHKHLDDLIKNGVEEGMQVRVLDGKGRGVFAARGFKKGDFVVEYHGDLLELAEAKQREARYAQDPQTGCYMYYFQYQDKTFCVDATRETRRLGRLINHSKAGNCQTKLHAIDGSPHLILVASRDIAADEELLYDYGDRSKEAILAHPWLKS